A stretch of the Rosa rugosa chromosome 5, drRosRugo1.1, whole genome shotgun sequence genome encodes the following:
- the LOC133712181 gene encoding uncharacterized protein LOC133712181, with translation MEMESVEENRQVDFNEDEYGEPSFSLEASAMCDVFSDPQVLPRVGNEYQVEIPPLSAASYSSGLINHPTNAKITADDPFEFLMGLPIPVMWIYEEVKSKEHDSEVAFDVAVGVANKNGSLKSKRIKQIESDNSKLSAEPMDIKSAHGMISSKSVKLGLKQEMMSEMHEKRKRRQYSLVPGSSVDHWSDIEKDSFLLGLYIFGKNLLQVKKFIGSKQMGDILSFYYGKFYRSCSYIRWAEHKRKKSKRGKLGENLFTGLRQEVLLSRLLPHLSEEDQTTLLEVSKTYREEKMLQEAYVFIVKAKVGLSAFVQAVGIGKGKQDLTVLRKRPAPLAHGTPVPNCGLVCPELKAAITPSKRSKKGKKRGADEVPQAELRRDKRVSSGPSTTSSDQASLVPFVNSIMKSVREPAKGMNPIEHLQRSYAQATQVLFDQFHAYGDVIGELQKESITRAELEKERAKVKDLETQLGFLKRDLEKTKTKVDELNAELICGSGGEEERYKAAVEHFKKSQEFTQMKNDLINHGIIRCMNIMNAYFPNLEWKCLDGPPPDDKDLEAKEDDRTRRKQSAG, from the exons ATGGAG ATGGAATCGGTTGAAGAAAACCGCCAAGTAGATTTCAATGAGGATGAATATGGTGAGCCCTCATTTTCTCTAGAAGCTTCTGCTATGTGTGACGTCTTTAGTGATCCTCAGGTACTTCCTAGAGTTGGAAATGAATATCAGGTTGAAATTCCCCCTCTATCAGCTGCATCTTACTCTTCTGGGCTTATAAACCATCCAACTAATGCAAAAATCACTGCTGATGATCCCTTTGAGTTTCTAATGGGGTTACCCATTCCAGTAATGTGGATATATGAGGAAGTTAAGAGTAAGGAGCATGATTCAGAGGTAGCTTTTGATGTTGCAGTTGGTGTAGCCAACAAAAATGGTTCTTTAAAATCTAAACGCATCAAACAGATAGAAAGTGACAACTCAAAACTCAGTGCTGAGCCAATGGATATTAAGTCTGCTCATGGGATGATATCAAGTAAGTCGGTGAAGTTGGGTTTGAAACAAGAAATGATGAGTGAAATGCATGAAAAGCGTAAGAGAAGACAGTACAGTCTGGTTCCTGGTTCCTCAGTTGACCACTGGAGTGACATAGAAAAAGATAGTTTTCTTCTTGGTTTATATATATTTGGGAAGAACCTCCTTCAGGTGAAGAAATTTATTGGGAGTAAACAGATGGGCGATATATTGTCATTCTACTATGGAAAATTTTATAGGTCTTGCAGCTACATAAGATGGGCAGAACATAAAAGAAAGAAGAGCAAAAGAGGTAAACTAGGAGAAAATTTATTTACAGGATTAAGGCAAGAAGTGTTGTTATCTCGTTTGCTTCCCCACTTGTCAGAAGAAGACCAAACTACTTTACTTGAG GTATCAAAGACATATCGAGAAGAAAAAATGTTACAAGAAGCATATGTATTCATTGTAAAGGCTAAAGTCGGACTGAGTGCTTTTGTACAGGCAGTAGGAATCGGTAAAGGGAAGCAAGATCTAACAG TGCTTCGGAAAAGACCGGCTCCTTTAGCTCACGGTACCCCTGTCCCGAACTGTGGTTTAGTTTGTCCAGAGTTGAAGG CTGCCATTACTCCCAGTAAAAGATCAAAGAAGGGCAAGAAGCGAGGAGCTGATGAAGTCCCCCAAGCTGAACTGAGAAGAGATAAAAGGGTGAGCTCTGGGCCTTCTACAACCAGCTCAGATCAAGCTTCTCTGGTTCCCTTCGTCAATTCTATAATGAAGTCTGTTAGAGAGCCAGCCAAGGGTATGAACCCTATCGAGCATCTCCAGAGGTCCTATGCCCAGGCCACGCAG GTCTTGTTCGACCAATTTCATGCCTATGGAGATGTCATTGGGGAGTTACAGAAGGAGAGCATTACAAGAGCCGAGCTGGAGAAGGAACGGGCCAAAGTGAAAGATCTGGAGACACAGCTTGGTTTTCTCAAAAGAGACTTGGAGAAGACAAAGACTAAGGTGGATGAGCTGAATGCTGAGCTCATCTGTGGCTCAGGGGGTGAAGAGGAGAGGTATAAGGCTGCCGTAGAGCACTTCAAGAAGTCCCAGGAGTTTACCCAGATGAAAAATGACCTGATTAACCATGGGATCATTCGGTGTATGAATATCATGAATGCCTACTTCCCCAACCTGGAATGGAAATGCTTGGATGGTCCACCTCCTGATGATAAAGATTTGGAGGCGAAAGAGGATGATCGAACACGAAGGAAGCAATCAGCAGGGTGA